From one Populus alba chromosome 17, ASM523922v2, whole genome shotgun sequence genomic stretch:
- the LOC118042722 gene encoding uncharacterized protein, which produces MRKLKFHEKKLLKKVNFLDWKRENNHREAHVMQRYHIVERDDYKKYSSVCRMVQKLTNILKQMDPRDPFRVEMTDVLLEKLYNMGVIPSRKSLALCDRLSVSSFCRRRLSTVLMRLKFAEHLKEAVTYIEQGHIRVGPETVTDPAFLVTRNTEDFVTWVDTSKIKRKVLEYNEKVDDYDAMN; this is translated from the exons ATGAGGAAGCTAAAGTTTCACGAGAAAAAGCTGCTCAAGAAAGTAAATTTCTTGGACTGGAAAAGAGAGAACAACCATAGAGAAGCCCATGTTATGCAACGTTACCACATCGTTGAACGCGACGATTACAAGAA GTATTCTAGTGTGTGCCGGATGGTGCAGAAGCTGACAAATATACTGAAGCAGATGGACCCTAGAGACCCTTTTCGTGTTGAAATGACTGACGTGCTTTTGGAGAAGCT CTACAACATGGGTGTGATACCAAGTAGGAAAAGCCTGGCGTTGTGTGATCGCTTGTCGGTGTCATCCTTTTGCAG ACGTAGGCTTTCAACTGTTTTGATGAGATTGAAGTTTGCCGAACACTTGAAAGAAGCTGTAACTTACATCGAGCAGGGGCATATTCGTGTAGGTCCTGAGACAGTTACCGACCCAGCGTTCCTAGTAACGAGGAACACGGAAGACTTTGTTACTTGGGTAGATACATCTAAGATCAAGAGAAAGGTGCTTGAATATAACGAGAAGGTGGATGATTATGATGCAATGAACTGA